A single Drosophila miranda strain MSH22 chromosome XR, D.miranda_PacBio2.1, whole genome shotgun sequence DNA region contains:
- the LOC108165450 gene encoding odorant receptor 65a-like, giving the protein MVGGPRDRHSAFGLKSCWNRFIGVFLDARGLLSDPKMVNRHSLAYYSRDQMKVMGLYVNSEEKGQPLRRAWHVFLLVQFSALYASMFYGLLKSLDDIVETGRDLAFMLGMFFIVFKMVFFSLYADEVDVLIDILEASHHAEVKGPGTEACRAIKRHHFLLNVGLDFVWFVAVVVFVVLLIVTPFWADQSLPIHAVFPLELHDPAKHPIAHLVIYVCQSFSMAYLNIWLVATEGLSISLYGQVTTALSVLCVELQQLRHFWGDGSEDRLRLELTRLVGTHQSIILIVDRCNQLFHGPLIMQMTVNFLLVSLSVFEALMARHEPKVAAEFMVLMILALGHLSLWSKFGDMMSQQSLEVAHAAYEAYDPSVGSKRIHRDIAFIVRRSQRPLIMRASPFPAFNLSNYMAILNQCYSILTLLLKTLD; this is encoded by the exons ATGGTCGGAGGACCCAGGGACCGCCACAGCGCATTTGGCCTGAAGAGCTGTTGGAATCGCTTCATCGGAGTCTTTCTGGATGCCCGGGGTCTGTTGAGCGATCCAAAAATGGTCAACAGGCACAGCCTCGCGTACTACAGTCGGGATCAAATGAA GGTTATGGGACTCTACGTGAACTCCGAGGAGAAGGGACAGCCTCTGCGAAGGGCGTGGCATGTGTTTCTTCTCGTGCAGTTTTCCGCCTTGTACGCCTCGATGTTCTACGGGTTGCTGAAGTCTTTGGACGATATTGTCGAGACGGGTCGTGATCTGGCCTTTATGCTTGGG ATGTTTTTCATAGTCTTCAAGATGGTTTTCTTCAGCCTGTATGCGGATGAAGTGGACGTTTTAATAGACATCCTGGAGGCATCGCATCATGCAGAGGTCAAAGGTCCAGGCACTGAGGCCTGTCGAGCGATCAAGCGCCATCACTTCTTGCTAAATGTTGGCTTGGACTTCGTGTGGTTCGTTGCAGTCGTCGTCTTTGTCGTGCTCCTGATTGTCACGCCCTTCTGGGCCGATCAGAGCCTGCCCATCCATGCGGTCTTCCCGCTGGAGCTGCACGACCCGGCCAAGCACCCGATTGCCCACCTCGTCATCTACGTCTGTCAGAGCTTCAGCATGGCGTACCTCAACATTTGGCTCGTGGCCACGGAGGGCCTCTCCATCTCCCTCTACGGCCAGGTGACGACTGCCCTGAGTGTCCTGTGCgtggagctgcagcagctccGGCACTTCTGGGGCGACGGCAGCGAGGATCGGCTGCGCCTGGAGCTGACTCGTCTGGTCGGGACTCACCAGAGTATCATTCT CATTGTCGATCGCTGCAATCAGCTGTTCCACGGACCCCTCATCATGCAAATGACTGTCAACTTTCTGCTGGTCTCCCTCTCGGTCTTCGAGGCCCTGATGGCCCGGCACGAGCCCAAGGTGGCAGCCGAGTTCATGGTCCTGATGATTCTGGCCCTGGGACACCTCTCGCTCTGGTCGAAGTTCGGCGACATGATGTCCCAGCAGTCGCTGGAGGTCGCCCACGCCGCCTACGAGGCCTACGATCCGAGCGTTGGCTCCAAGCGGATCCACCGGGACATTGCGTTCATCGTCCGCCGCTCGCAGCGTCCACTGATAATGAGGGCCAGTCCCTTTCCCGCCTTCAACCTGAGCAACTACATGGCT ATCCTGAATCAGTGCTACAGCATCCTCACCCTCCTGCTGAAAACCCTGGACTAG